A window of Kribbella voronezhensis genomic DNA:
CTTACCTGGTCCGGCTACCTGAACGGCACATCAGGGTGTACCGGTGTGTCTTGTACCCACCTCTAAATCGGGCAGCCGTCCGGTCCACAGGCGTCGGCGTCCGAGCCACCGGGAGCGGTGATCAGGGTCACCGGCTGCCGGTCGGCAGCGGCCCGGCGGAGCGCTTCGGCGAACACCTCGACCGGCTGAGCGCCACTCACGCCGTACTTCTGGTCGATCACGAAGAACGGCACCCCGTTCGCGCCGTACGCGAGAGCCTGCGCCTGATCGGCCGCGACATCGTCCGCGTACTGCGAACCCGCGAGCACCTCAGACACCTGTACTTCGGGTAGGCCGACCTCCACGGCGAGGCGAGTCAGCGTCGCGTGGTCTCCCATCGGCAGGCCCTCGGTGAAGTAGCCGCGCAGGAACCGCTCCTTCAGCCGACCCTGCGTGTCGGCTGCGACCTCACCAGCCTCGGCCAGTTCGCGGGCCAGGTGCAGAACGCGGTGCGCGTCGACGGTGTTTGCCGCCTTCGCGACGTCGAGGTGGAACTCCAGCCCGACCTCCGCCGCGATCGTGGTCACCCGCTCGTTCGCCTGCAGCCCGAACTCCCGGCCGCCGCCGAACTTCTCACCCAGCCTGGTCGCCAGATCCCGCTCGTCGTCGTTCGTCGCCGACGGGTCCAACTGGAAGCTGTGCCAGACCACCTCGGCCTGTTCACCGGACTTGGCCAGGGCCTCTTCGAGCCGCCGCTT
This region includes:
- a CDS encoding DsbA family oxidoreductase; translated protein: MRIDVWSDVVCPWCYIGKRRLEEALAKSGEQAEVVWHSFQLDPSATNDDERDLATRLGEKFGGGREFGLQANERVTTIAAEVGLEFHLDVAKAANTVDAHRVLHLARELAEAGEVAADTQGRLKERFLRGYFTEGLPMGDHATLTRLAVEVGLPEVQVSEVLAGSQYADDVAADQAQALAYGANGVPFFVIDQKYGVSGAQPVEVFAEALRRAAADRQPVTLITAPGGSDADACGPDGCPI